In one Euleptes europaea isolate rEulEur1 chromosome 12, rEulEur1.hap1, whole genome shotgun sequence genomic region, the following are encoded:
- the ZNF654 gene encoding zinc finger protein 654 isoform X2 gives MSLIKSCMSHPEISKDLYFHQAFFMCLSMSSLEDQLFQEQLLKTDCMDGVEIICNIAKEGKTALALCLCESFLIPHLEKGDMYCIWELIFIWSKLQLKSNPSKQAFVDQCYHLLRIATNIRVIFPFMKVIKDEVGKDGLQICVEICGSALQLDLRDDPKVKCLIYKTIAHFLPNDLEIVRICALSIFFLECSLESYHTVEHLYKCADEEYNEQISSVQNRVRFELLPILKKGLFFDPEFWNFLMIKQNCLALLRDKASINSNESTLGHSSASTQKLPRRTLRSDHSCLADVSNGELGREDPSGAQSICHGNSRKNHVDLGTPKIDHNVPRHRCVLCNREFLGGHIVRHAQAHQKKGSFSCVMCRRKFRQKGVMLKHLKNHIKKMTKHQLALTGHDQKSSDVNEVNCSSGDVPLENGNLENSKDNKMEVIIPSTDQETQNAEFPLAVTANHVSNQDTIIENGSCDSCSNNTPEPETTEGLPESDGSLSKEFPILHRINGVVCTQNDLNIMDQAGNFKCPASGCTRVFKQIRFLNKHARKAHPTDLNVQEHIMKSNKGKCRFCQRKFLDCQHFIDHLKQHVYPNVHFCLHFNCNQRFKLSTELAEHMKSHSEFKAQCNFAECCELFEDLSLLFEHEARHYSNKTDQPEEVNENNSSVIVLESQSSIQEKAKNSNEKEAAIDLPIPTWKARKDSTEPKTYIQSEKKINSLIQNGNENACDDPATVVNLIDQKIPVIEPNSENCDVSNQLVNGHSELEHASSDSVLEKVTDNTRTENGSTLPVLHICNDILQNSIATVSQSPSKPNQITENTSYGLILTKPYIRPLPPSYLDERYISMPKRRKTLTDKVDTYLEQDKICSKSERLRCSKCLTTYCNSEALQLHLAQKKCQTLFGFDSDDESA, from the exons ATGTCTCTCATCAAATCTTGCATGAGTCATCCAGAAATTAGCAAAGACCTATATTTCCATCAAGCATTTTTCATGTGTCTTTCTATGTCATCACTGGAAGATCAGCTATTCCAAGAG CAGTTGCTAAAAACCGACTGTATGGATGGTGTTGAAATCATCTGCAACATTGCAAAAGAAGGGAAGACCGCCTTAGCCTTGTGTCTTTGTGAGTCATTCCTTATTCCACATCTCGAAAAAGGAGATATGTATTGCATCTG GGAGCTGATCTTTATTTGGAGCAAACTACAACTTAAATCTAATCCATCGAAACAAGCATTTGTAGATCAGTGCTACCATCTTCTAAGAATAGCTACAAATATAAGAGTTATTTTCCCTTTCATGAAAGTTATTAAAGATGAA GTTGGAAAGGATGGTTTGCAGATTTGCGTTGAGATATGTGGAAGTGCTCTCCAGCTGGATCTCCGTGATGATCCAAAAGTGAAGTGTTTAATATACAAAACTATTGCTCACTTTTTGCCAAATGATCTGGAGATCGTCAGAATATGTgctctttccattttttttcttgagtGCAGCTTGGAATCCTATCATACTGTTGAACATCTATATAAATGTGCAGATGAAGAATACAATGAACAAATCAGTTCTGTTCAGAATCGTGTGCGTtttgagttgcttccaatttTGAAAAAGGGTTTATTTTTTGATCCTGAGTTCTGGAATTTCTTGATGATCAAGCAGAACTGTTTAGCATTACTAAGGGACAAAGCCTCAATTAACTCAAATGAAAGTACACTGGGACATTCTTCTGCTAGTACACAGAAGTTGCCACGTCGAACGTTACGTAGTGATCATTCTTGTCTAGCAGATGTAAGCAATGGAGAACTAGGCCGTGAAGACCCTTCTGGAGCACAGTCCATATGTCATGGTAATTCCAGAAAGAACCACGTAGATCTTGGAACACCCAAAATAGATCACAATGTACCTAGGCACCGCTGTGTGCTATGCAACAGGGAATTTCTTGGAGGTCATATTGTGAGGCATGCACAGGCTCACCAGAAAAAGGGCAGTTTTTCATGTGTAATGTGCCGTCGAAAATTCAGGCAAAAAGGAGTAATGCTTAAGCACTTAAAGAATCACATCAAGAAGATGACAAAGCATCAGCTTGCTTTAACGGGTCATGATCAAAAATCCTCtgatgtaaatgaagtaaactgCTCTAGTGGAGATGTTCCTCTTGAAAATGGGAACCTGGAGAACTCTAAAGATAACAAAATGGAGGTTATCATTCCAAGTACTGATCAGGAGACACAGAATGCTGAATTCCCTCTGGCAGTGACTGCAAATCATGTTAGCAACCAGGATACCATTATTGAAAATGGTAGTTGTGACAGCTGTTCAAATAACACTCCTGAGCCAGAAACTACAGAAGGATTGCCAGAAAGTGATGGCAGCTTGAGTAAAGAGTTCCCCATACTTCATAGAATAAATGGTGTAGTATGCACTCAAAATGACCTGAACATTATGGACCAAGCAGGCAACTTCAAGTGTCCTGCAAGTGGCTGCACTAGAGTCTTTAAACAGATTAGGTTTCTGAATAAGCATGCACGGAAAGCTCATCCCACTGATCTGAATGTGCAAGAGCATATAATGAAGTCAAATAAAGGAAAATGTCGGTTTTGTCAGAGAAAATTTTTAGATTGCCAACATTTTATTGATCATCTAAAGCAACATGTATATCCGAATGTACActtttgtttacattttaattGTAATCAGAGATTTAAGCTGTCCACTGAGCTTGCAGAGCATATGAAAAGTCACAGTGAGTTTAAAGCTCAGTGCAATTTTGCAGAGTGCTGTGAGCTTTTTGAGGACCTTTCATTGCTGTTTGAGCATGAAGCTCGACATTATTCAAACAAAACTGATCAGCCTGAAGAGGTCAATGAAAATAATTCTTCAGTTATTGTTTTGGAATCCCAGAGCAGCATCCAAGAAAAAGCAAAGAACAGTAATGAAAAAGAGGCTGCAATAGACTTGCCCATTCCAACTTGGAAAGCAAGGAAAGATTCTACAGAACCAAAGACTTATATCCAGAGCGAGAAAAAAATAAATAGTCTAATACAGAATGGGAATGAAAATGCGTGTGATGATCCTGCTACAGTTGTAAACTTGATAGACCAAAAGATACCTGTGATAGAGCCaaattctgagaactgtgacgTTAGCAACCAGTTAGTCAATGGGCATAGTGAACTGGAACACGCTTCTTCAGACAGTGTTTTGGAAAAAGTTACTGACAACACAAGGACAGAAAATGGGTCCACTCTGCCAGTTTTACACATCTGTAATGATATACTACAAAATAGTATTGCTACAGTCTCTCAGTCACCTTCCAAACCAAATCAGATAACGGAAAACACTTCATATGGATTAATTTTAACAAAACCATACATTAGACCATTGCCTCCAAGTTACCTTGATGAACGGTACATTAGCATGCCAAAACGTAGAAAAACTTTGACAGACAAAGTAGACACTTATTTAGAGCAAGATAAAATTTGTAGCAAGTCAGAGAGATTAAGATGCAGCAAATGCTTGACCACCTACTGTAATTCGGAAGCACTTCAGCTTCACCTAGCACAAAAGAAGTGTCAGACGCTCTTTGGATTCGATTCAGATGATGAAA gTGCCTGA